TTATAATGATGTCGACGTCTTTTGCTTGTTCTGCAAATAATGTCATTTCAGCGGCGATGAACTCGGTGCTCATTGTTTTTGCGTAACCGCCTTCACCACTGCCATCTTCATCGCTGAAGTCTAGTAGCAGAAACTCGGCGTTCATGCTCTCGACTTGCTCTTTTACTTCCGGACGAGTGTCGAACGCTCGAACGATCGCCCCCATACTTTTGGCAGCACCAATCGCAGCTAAACCTGCAACGCCGGCGCCAATGACCAATACTTTAGCTGGTGGTACTTTACCCGCAGCAGTGATTTGACCTGTGAAAAAACGCCCGAAGTGTTGAGCTGCTTCCACAACCGCTCGGTAGCCGGCAATGTTTGCCATAGAGCTAAGAACGTCCATTTTTTGTGCCCGCGAAATGCGTGGAATGGCATCTAGTGCGATGGCATTGGTGCCGCGCTCAGCTAATTGTTGTAGCTTGTTCGCGTTTTGAGCTGGGTGCATAAGGCTGATCAGGGTCTGGTTGCTTCCTAATAGCTCAATGCCATAAAACCCAAACTCTGGATGCTCTACAGGGGGGCGAACTTTTATCAATACATCTGCTTCATGCCATAGTTGCTTGGTATCCTTCGTTACTTCGACTCCAGCATCTATATAGGCTTCGTCCGAGTATGATGCAGCAACACCCGCACCACTTTCTATCATAATATCAAACCCTAGTTGCTTCACTCTTGAAGCAACAGAGGGTGTCATCGCGACTCTTAATTCGCCTTCTTCTATCTCTTTCGGGATTCCGATTTTCATATTAATGCCGTTTATATCTGTTAAGGTTAGCCTAAATATTCACCCATCAATGTCTGGAAAATATTGCCCTTGTTTTCTACTTTGCTGTGCGCGTACGAAGTGAGGACAATTAAAAACCAGCTACCTAACATAATATTGCATGCTAGCGTCAACAGTGGTTGTCATAACGACGCATTATTGTTAGCTGAATGCTTGATTTTTTCTTTAAAAAAGGATTTGAATTAGCTTGTCTTTTTTGCTGTTTTTGGCGGGTATCTAGCGTTATAAAATGTCGTAATGAGATAAGTGAGGGGTAGAGAGATATGCGATCCTACGACATTGAACACCATATATGACCCAAGATAACGTGTCTGAGTTGCAACGTTTGCTGATAATG
The Marinomonas maritima DNA segment above includes these coding regions:
- a CDS encoding Re/Si-specific NAD(P)(+) transhydrogenase subunit alpha; translated protein: MKIGIPKEIEEGELRVAMTPSVASRVKQLGFDIMIESGAGVAASYSDEAYIDAGVEVTKDTKQLWHEADVLIKVRPPVEHPEFGFYGIELLGSNQTLISLMHPAQNANKLQQLAERGTNAIALDAIPRISRAQKMDVLSSMANIAGYRAVVEAAQHFGRFFTGQITAAGKVPPAKVLVIGAGVAGLAAIGAAKSMGAIVRAFDTRPEVKEQVESMNAEFLLLDFSDEDGSGEGGYAKTMSTEFIAAEMTLFAEQAKDVDIIITTALIPGKTAPELITEEMVRSMKPGSVIVDLAAETGGNCRLTQANKVIDVHGVSIVGYTNLPSRMAAQSSQLFATNIFHLLTELCPEKDGQIVLNMEDDVIRGATVVKQGNITWPPPAPRLSAAPKTDVTEQRQPTKAEEKAKTKKPSAFGFLVPVIITGALLLGLGSIAPAEFMAHMTVFVLSCFVGYMVVWGVSHSLHTPLMSVTNAISSIIVIGAITQVSSDNPIVSILAALAIFITSINIVGGFAVTHRMLKMFRK